The Solanum lycopersicum chromosome 8, SLM_r2.1 DNA segment GGTAGATTGATTTATGACTTAGTgggtgtttggattgacttattgTTTTTGTGAGTTTTTACTtttaaactctttttctttaacAAGGGAAACCCACAACCGCTACGCTACCCTTTGAgtgcgcacagggtaaaacccccgctcctatgcaatagttcgcaaaccacataggagaggtaacccgcactaggcaagcccGATACGACGAGCTCAACCCataaggcaaaccccttgctttcgcttGCAATGGGTtccgaacttgagacctccaacatggaagtcccaagtcCAAACCACTGGGCCGTACTCTTTTTTAGTTTTGGAACTTTTAGGGTAATTTAAAAAGTCACTTAGAAGTCAAAAGTAGGGTGTTACCAACTTATGACTAACttataacttttaacttttaatttataagtCACTTAGAAGTCAATTCCAAACATccaaatattatgttttttagtATTACTTCAACGTACTTGATTCTTCATCTTGTGATTATGATTGGGTTCCCTACCCGTGGGGGTTGAGATAGGTATCATCACTTCCCCGATTTTCAGTCCATGACACTATATGAATCCTTAGTGACCATGTTACTCCATTTAAACTAATCACAGACAAAATTATGCAAATACAACTGATAAAGCTATCACTTAATTGATATACTAAAGTATTATATCATTAGCACTCAATCTTCTACACTAAACTTTAGTATGAACTAACTTAAATTAGCATTAGAAAGGAAATTTTACACTAATTATTGCAAGGCTACATACTCCGTGTTAACAATACTCTAGTATAACAATACCACAATGGTGTGGTTGTTGAAAAATACACAACGACATATAATTGGACAAAATATGTGTATGAATGACTAATTATTCAATCTCATGTCTAATACTATGTGCTATTGGCGTATAGCTGACACCTTAGTGAGGCACATATATTTGAGAACAACAGGattaacaatattaaaataaaccaACAGCTATCTGTGACAGATTTATTACctgcaacaacaaaaaagtaGGTAATCCAACGATGTTGCTCCTCCCAATCACTACAGCTCTCTTCCCAACGATTTCAACATCAGAACTTAGCAGTAACTCGATGCAGCCTTTAGCAGTGCACGGGATGAACAATGGCTCTCTACCCTGAATGGCCAAGTTCCCAATGTTTAATGGATGAAATCCGTCCACATCTTTTTCTAAGCTTAGTACATTTAAAATCTTTCCCTCATCAAAATGCTGTTCCAATGACTTCTGTTAGCAACAGAAAATATATAACACACTGGGTGGGTGGGGGACAAAGCATAATGACTACACCATATAGACTGTGATTGCACAGACTCAATTGATATCTCTCCTAAATTTCATATCTAATATTCTGAATTCCAACTTCCATCTGACCATAATAAAGATGAGCTTTGTTTTCAGCCATTTTTAACATCTAGTTTGGGAAAAAACAACgaataaagaaatatattctCAAGTTTAAGTATCAACTAAATTATTGGAGACTGATAGTTTCATGCTTTCTTATGTCTTTCACATAAAATGAATAAGCACATACTACTTAGTCGAAGATTTACCTGTGGCAAAGGAAGCTGCACAAGAATACCGTGGATTGATGCATCCTTGTTATAATTTGACAATGCATCACAGACAGCGTCTTCTGTACAGCTCTCAGGGAGTTCAGCAATTGAAAATCTGAACCCAACCTCATGGCAAGCCATTATTTTGTTACGGACATAGGCAAGAGAATCTCGCCTTTGGCCAACCAATATTACAGCCAAACCAGGGACCTTTCCTATTGACTCCTTCATCCTGCTAACTTCTATAGCTATGCTTGATTTAATTTCCTCGGCAGCAGACCTCCCATCAATTATTCTAGCAGTATCATTGTTGGCTGCTGAAAAGAAATTAACTAGAAGCAGaacttttctttgtttcttttttggttCAATCATAGGGAACTTGAAAAACCGGAATTGCAAAGAACAGTTAAGGGTAGTGAGTGTACAGGATCATCAAAAAGCATGACTGTACAATACTAAAGTGATGGAACAACCAAGGTTGTGTAGCATGAAAATTTGACAAGTATTTACTTTTGGAGGCTAAGCGAGATCGGAAGCATAGTTTGGCAATGTGAGGTGAAAAATCCAAAGTAAATGGTCCTTAAGATATAACAGAGTCCTGTTACCccaaatttttctttaaaatttggtTCCTCTGTTAAGTTTGGCCTCAAAATAACAACTAAATAGCATTGAGTGCTCTAATTGAAGTATGCACTTGACTAGAAAAAACTATCCAGCATTGGAAGAATGATAAATACTCATACACCATTTTCTGACTACCACAAAATACAGCCACATCTATGAGTCAAAGCTTCTCAAGAACACAGAACAAATCCATAAGATGATTATGTTGAGAAAAAACTTAGAACCCAGTAATGTACCTAATCAAATATGTGATCGAAGCTAGACTGgtaataaattttatacttGTATTTTAAGGTTAATATGAGTAACCTAAGAATGATGGCTTAAGTAAGTAATTTATTATCCCAGGGATAGGTGAAGAGAGTTTTCCTCTTCAAAATCTCAGCAAAACAAAACAAGATGGCAAGAACacaataaaaaagttaataattGAAGCAATGTGTTACAAAATTgttataaaagaaacaaaaataaatatagaattagGGCAGTGCTTACTGGATTTTTGGATTGGATGAGAGTGAGAACGAGTGAAACTGGAAGACCACTCATCGATGAGGTCAAGTGAAACAAGAGATGGAGACCTTGGCTTTCGAATCTGAGACGAACTCAGACCTCTTGATAATTTATTCATGCTTCTCTCCCACACCATTTTTCTCATCATTCTCACAGGGATCATTTTTTCCCAAATCTCAATGCCAATTTTTATACATCTCTTTTAGGATTTCTTATGGTAACATTTTTTATATCACCTTCCAAGTTTTAAAACAATACTCCCTCATTGGTGCAATTAccaacaaaaattattattattttttgttatttttcaaacaattccgaaaacattaaaattttaatcttttttttttcatatttctaagGTCATTAGTGCAGTTTGAGAATTTTTTGAGGTATTTTGATggcattttctatatttttatatattttgtacattttcggggaattttttattttatttttcacacaattacgaaaaagaacaaaaatggtGATTTTTTTGTTTCGATATTCTTAGGTCATTGGTGcagtttgataattttttgaggtgttttgatgtatttttcttaatttttatatgtttcttACATTTACGaagaaaaattaagttttttgttattttcccGACAATTACGAAAATGAGTAaacttttgattatttttttcggTATTCTAAGGTCATGGGTgcaatttgaaattttcttgaggtgttatgatatatttttcttgatttttatatgttttgtaaatagtaaaattaaatttcttttatattttttgaacaattacgaaaaagagtaaaattttgatcattttattGTCTCGATAATCTAAGATCATTGGTTCAGTATGAGAATTTCTTTAGGTATTTTGGTCtacttttcttgatttttatatgttccaTACAATTACgaggaaaattaattttttttgttatttttcagacaattacaaaaaaaaaattacaattttgatcatttttttgtttcgaTATACTAAGGTCATTTAtgcaatttgaaatttatttgagatgttttgatgtattttgtttgattattatttgtttCATACAGTTACGagaaaaaagtaatatttttgttatttcggACATTTacgaaaaagaataaaatcttgatcattttttttgatattctaaggtcattggtgcagtttgagaattttttgaggtgttttgatttacttttcttgatttttatatgtttcgtgcatttacgagaaaaaaataatttttttgttatttttcaaacaattacataaaagagtaaaattttgatcattttttgtTTCGTTATTCTAACGTCATTGGTGTAGTTTGAGAATTTTTATGGTTTTTTGATATACGAAAGAGAtgacaatttttattatttttttatttcgatATTCTGAGGTCATTGGTGCAGTATGAGaattttttgagttattttgatgtacttttcttgatttttatatgtttagtaCATTTAcgaggaaaaattaaaattttgttattttacgGACAAtcacaaaaagaataaatttttcatcagttttttgttttcatattctaaggtcatggtgcagtttgagattttttttaggTGTTTTGATGTGCTTTTCTTGCTTTTTATACTTTTCGTACATTTACGaggtaaaattatattttttggacaattacaaaaaatattacaattctGATAATCTTTTAGTTTCAATATTTTAAGGTCATTGGTGCAGTTTGAGAATTTTTTGAGGTGGTATGAtgtagttttcttgattttacatGTTTCGTATATTTacaaggatttttttttatatttgggaCGATTACAAAAGAGtaaaattttgatcatttttcgATATTTCTAAGGTCATTATTgcaatttgataattttttgagGTGTTTTGATAAATACTTTATTCTTATATGTTTCGTACACTTAcgaggaaaaaataacttttttcttatttttcagaCGATTAcgaaaaatattacaattttgatcattttttattGTTCCAATgttctaaggtcattggtgtagttttagaattttttgagGTGTTTTGCTGTACTTTTCCTGATTTTTATATGTTTCgtaatttacaaagaaaaaataattttttgtttattatttaaatagttacaaataataggaaaaaactTACCTGCACCAGGTGTTTTCACCTAATCAATGCAAAATGCATTACTACATAATTTAGTGAATTAAAAtgaacaataaattttaaattgcatGCATGTATTGACTTGGTGTAGATATCCGGTACGAGTAAGTTTTACcccaaaaaatagtaaaatattggtaaattttttgtttcaatatttTAAGGCCATTAGAGCAGTTTGAGATTTTTTAAGGTGTTTTGATatacttttcttgatttttatgtttcCTACATTTACGAGGAAAATGtaaattttctcttatttttcggATAGATACgaaaaagagtaaaatattgatcattttttttgtttcgatattctaaggtcattggtgcagtttgaaaatttttttgttttgttttgatgttcttttcttcatttttatgtgTTTCGTATATTTACgaggaaaatttaaatttttggttatttttcgTACAGTTACGTAAAAGagtaatattttaatcattttttttgtttcggTATTCTAAGGTCATGGGTATAGTTTAAGAATTTGTTGAGGTGTTTTGATGTacttttgatgatttttatatgttccatacatttatgagtaatttttttattattattttttggactgttaccaaaaagagtaaaattttgatcatttttttgtttcgaTATTATACGGTCATTGGTGCAATTCGTGAATTTATTGAGGTGTATTAATGTACTTTTCTAgatttttatatgattcataTATTTacgagaattttttttttgttatgtttcaaacaattacaaaaaagtctaatattttgattaatttttttttttatatattctaaGTTCATTGGTGAAGTTTGAGAATTTTTTGAGGTTATTTGATGTACTATATGTTTCATACATTTACgaggaaaaaataatttttttgattatttttcagATGGTtacaaaaagagtaaaattttattgttggagaattttttgaggtgtttttaaaaacttttcttgATTCTCATATTTTTGGTACATTTAcgatgaaaaattaatttttttaattattttcgaATAGTtacaaaaagagtaaaattttgataaatttcttttttcgaTATTCTAAGGTCAGTAGTGCAGTTTGAGCATTTTAAAAGGCGTTTTGAtgtaattttcttgattttta contains these protein-coding regions:
- the LOC101245680 gene encoding bifunctional protein FolD 1, mitochondrial isoform X3, which translates into the protein MIPVRMMRKMVWERSMNKLSRGLSSSQIRKPRSPSLVSLDLIDEWSSSFTRSHSHPIQKSTANNDTARIIDGRSAAEEIKSSIAIEVSRMKESIGKVPGLAVILVGQRRDSLAYVRNKIMACHEVGFRFSIAELPESCTEDAVCDALSNYNKDASIHGILVQLPLPQKSLEQHFDEGKILNVLSLEKDVDGFHPLNIGNLAIQGREPLFIPCTAKGCIELLLSSDVEIVGKRAVVIGRSNIVGLPTFLLLQRHHATVSIVHAYSENPEIITREADILVAAAGVPNLVRGSWLKPGAVVLDVGINPIVDPESEHGYRLIGDVCFEEAVRIASAVTPVPGGVGPMTVAMLLLNTLEAAKRALCFT
- the LOC101245680 gene encoding bifunctional protein FolD 1, mitochondrial isoform X8 codes for the protein MIPVRMMRKMVWERSMNKLSRGLSSSQIRKPRSPSLVSLDLIDEWSSSFTRSHSHPIQKSTANNDTARIIDGRSAAEEIKSSIAIEVSRMKESIGKVPGLAVILVGQRRDSLAYVRNKIMACHEVGFRFSIAELPESCTEDAVCDALSNYNKDASIHGILVQLPLPQGREPLFIPCTAKGCIELLLSSDVEIVGKRAVVIGRSNIVGLPTFLLLQRHHATVSIVHAYSENPEIITREADILVAAAGVPNLVRGSWLKPGAVVLDVGINPIVDPESEHGYRLIGDVCFEEAVRIASAVTPVPGGVGPMTVAMLLLNTLEAAKRALCFT
- the LOC101245680 gene encoding bifunctional protein FolD 1, mitochondrial isoform X5, which translates into the protein MIPVRMMRKMVWERSMNKLSRGLSSSQIRKPRSPSLVSLDLIDEWSSSFTRSHSHPIQKSTANNDTARIIDGRSAAEEIKSSIAIEVSRMKESIGKVPGLAVILVGQRRDSLAYVRNKIMACHEVGFRFSIAELPESCTEDAVCDALSNYNKDASIHGILVQLPLPQHFDEGKILNVLSLEKDVDGFHPLNIGNLAIQGREPLFIPCTAKGCIELLLSSDVEIVGKRAVVIGRSNIVGLPTFLLLQRHHATVSIVHAYSENPEIITREADILVAAAGVPNLVRGSWLKPGAVVLDVGINPIVDPESEHGYRLIGDVCFEEAVRIASAVTPVPGGVGPMTVAMLLLNTLEAAKRALCFT
- the LOC101245680 gene encoding bifunctional protein FolD 1, mitochondrial isoform X1, producing MIPVRMMRKMVWERSMNKLSRGLSSSQIRKPRSPSLVSLDLIDEWSSSFTRSHSHPIQKSINFFSAANNDTARIIDGRSAAEEIKSSIAIEVSRMKESIGKVPGLAVILVGQRRDSLAYVRNKIMACHEVGFRFSIAELPESCTEDAVCDALSNYNKDASIHGILVQLPLPQKSLEQHFDEGKILNVLSLEKDVDGFHPLNIGNLAIQGREPLFIPCTAKGCIELLLSSDVEIVGKRAVVIGRSNIVGLPTFLLLQRHHATVSIVHAYSENPEIITREADILVAAAGVPNLVRGSWLKPGAVVLDVGINPIVDPESEHGYRLIGDVCFEEAVRIASAVTPVPGGVGPMTVAMLLLNTLEAAKRALCFT
- the LOC101245680 gene encoding bifunctional protein FolD 1, mitochondrial isoform X7 translates to MIPVRMMRKMVWERSMNKLSRGLSSSQIRKPRSPSLVSLDLIDEWSSSFTRSHSHPIQKSINFFSAANNDTARIIDGRSAAEEIKSSIAIEVSRMKESIGKVPGLAVILVGQRRDSLAYVRNKIMACHEVGFRFSIAELPESCTEDAVCDALSNYNKDASIHGILVQLPLPQGREPLFIPCTAKGCIELLLSSDVEIVGKRAVVIGRSNIVGLPTFLLLQRHHATVSIVHAYSENPEIITREADILVAAAGVPNLVRGSWLKPGAVVLDVGINPIVDPESEHGYRLIGDVCFEEAVRIASAVTPVPGGVGPMTVAMLLLNTLEAAKRALCFT
- the LOC101245680 gene encoding bifunctional protein FolD 1, mitochondrial isoform X2, with protein sequence MIPVRMMRKMVWERSMNKLSRGLSSSQIRKPRSPSLVSLDLIDEWSSSFTRSHSHPIQKSINFFSAANNDTARIIDGRSAAEEIKSSIAIEVSRMKESIGKVPGLAVILVGQRRDSLAYVRNKIMACHEVGFRFSIAELPESCTEDAVCDALSNYNKDASIHGILVQLPLPQHFDEGKILNVLSLEKDVDGFHPLNIGNLAIQGREPLFIPCTAKGCIELLLSSDVEIVGKRAVVIGRSNIVGLPTFLLLQRHHATVSIVHAYSENPEIITREADILVAAAGVPNLVRGSWLKPGAVVLDVGINPIVDPESEHGYRLIGDVCFEEAVRIASAVTPVPGGVGPMTVAMLLLNTLEAAKRALCFT
- the LOC101245680 gene encoding bifunctional protein FolD 1, mitochondrial isoform X9 — its product is MIPVRMMRKMVWERSMNKLSRGLSSSQIRKPRSPSLVSLDLIDEWSSSFTRSHSHPIQKSTNNDTARIIDGRSAAEEIKSSIAIEVSRMKESIGKVPGLAVILVGQRRDSLAYVRNKIMACHEVGFRFSIAELPESCTEDAVCDALSNYNKDASIHGILVQLPLPQGREPLFIPCTAKGCIELLLSSDVEIVGKRAVVIGRSNIVGLPTFLLLQRHHATVSIVHAYSENPEIITREADILVAAAGVPNLVRGSWLKPGAVVLDVGINPIVDPESEHGYRLIGDVCFEEAVRIASAVTPVPGGVGPMTVAMLLLNTLEAAKRALCFT
- the LOC101245680 gene encoding bifunctional protein FolD 1, mitochondrial isoform X4 produces the protein MIPVRMMRKMVWERSMNKLSRGLSSSQIRKPRSPSLVSLDLIDEWSSSFTRSHSHPIQKSTNNDTARIIDGRSAAEEIKSSIAIEVSRMKESIGKVPGLAVILVGQRRDSLAYVRNKIMACHEVGFRFSIAELPESCTEDAVCDALSNYNKDASIHGILVQLPLPQKSLEQHFDEGKILNVLSLEKDVDGFHPLNIGNLAIQGREPLFIPCTAKGCIELLLSSDVEIVGKRAVVIGRSNIVGLPTFLLLQRHHATVSIVHAYSENPEIITREADILVAAAGVPNLVRGSWLKPGAVVLDVGINPIVDPESEHGYRLIGDVCFEEAVRIASAVTPVPGGVGPMTVAMLLLNTLEAAKRALCFT
- the LOC101245680 gene encoding bifunctional protein FolD 1, mitochondrial isoform X6; the encoded protein is MIPVRMMRKMVWERSMNKLSRGLSSSQIRKPRSPSLVSLDLIDEWSSSFTRSHSHPIQKSTNNDTARIIDGRSAAEEIKSSIAIEVSRMKESIGKVPGLAVILVGQRRDSLAYVRNKIMACHEVGFRFSIAELPESCTEDAVCDALSNYNKDASIHGILVQLPLPQHFDEGKILNVLSLEKDVDGFHPLNIGNLAIQGREPLFIPCTAKGCIELLLSSDVEIVGKRAVVIGRSNIVGLPTFLLLQRHHATVSIVHAYSENPEIITREADILVAAAGVPNLVRGSWLKPGAVVLDVGINPIVDPESEHGYRLIGDVCFEEAVRIASAVTPVPGGVGPMTVAMLLLNTLEAAKRALCFT